The DNA region AGATGATATTATTAATACTTTTTTACTCATTTTATAACCTCTTATTTATTTTTATTAATTATATTATAGCATTAGAGTATGCTCCAATGTCAAATGATTTAGAAAGTTTTTTATATTTTTTATTTAATAGAATACTTATATTTTGATTAATTATTAAAAAATCTATATTATGCTTTTTAGTTATAATTAATTATAAGACATAAGTATTTGATATATTTCTCTTTCTAATTAAAATAAAATCAATCATGATGGTTATATAGGAGGCTAGAATATGAGAAAAATTATTATAACTTTTTTTATAGGATTATTCGCTATGAATGCATTTGCTCAAAACACAAGAATAAAATTAACTTTTGAAGGCAATGAAATATATGCAGTAATAACAAATTCAAAAGCAGGAAATGATTTTTTATCTCTTCTTCCTTTAAGCGTTAAAGCAGAAGATTTTAACAGCACAGAAAAAATATTTTATTTAAGCAAGAAATTAAATATAGAAAATGAACCAGACGGCAT from Brachyspira pilosicoli P43/6/78 includes:
- a CDS encoding cyclophilin-like fold protein, whose product is MRKIIITFFIGLFAMNAFAQNTRIKLTFEGNEIYAVITNSKAGNDFLSLLPLSVKAEDFNSTEKIFYLSKKLNIENEPDGINPKAGDITYYAPWGNIAIFYKNFRYSNNLIYLGKFENTSDVEKLSNIKGNFDIRIERVN